A portion of the Edaphobacter lichenicola genome contains these proteins:
- a CDS encoding VOC family protein → MSHRFANGKICYLEIPATDVAVSSSFYASVFGWELRQHADGTTAFDDGVEVSGMWVLNRPPSNHLGIVISIMVDNAAATVNLITAHGGEIVQPIDPNAHEITAHFRDPAGNILGIYQHRG, encoded by the coding sequence ATGTCTCACCGCTTCGCCAATGGCAAGATCTGCTACCTCGAAATCCCCGCCACAGATGTAGCCGTCTCCTCCTCCTTCTACGCCTCCGTCTTCGGCTGGGAACTCCGCCAGCACGCCGATGGCACCACTGCATTCGATGACGGTGTCGAAGTAAGTGGTATGTGGGTCCTCAATCGTCCTCCATCCAATCACCTGGGCATCGTCATCTCCATCATGGTCGACAACGCAGCCGCAACGGTTAACCTCATCACTGCCCACGGTGGCGAGATCGTCCAGCCCATCGACCCCAACGCTCACGAGATCACCGCTCACTTTCGTGATCCCGCAGGCAACATCCTGGGCATCTATCAACACCGGGGCTAG
- a CDS encoding DUF1810 domain-containing protein encodes MNAANNEYDLDRFGEAQLGVFAQACAELRAGHKKTHWMWFVFPQIRGLGHSPMAMKYSISGLDEARAYLAHPVLGLRLRECTAILVGAKDRPVKEIFGEPDDLKFHSSMTLFAKAEEGGGVFQEALNKYFGGEMDRATLERI; translated from the coding sequence ATGAACGCGGCCAACAATGAGTACGATCTGGATCGGTTTGGGGAGGCGCAGTTAGGAGTGTTCGCGCAAGCTTGTGCAGAGTTGCGAGCGGGACACAAGAAGACTCACTGGATGTGGTTTGTGTTTCCACAGATTCGTGGGCTGGGTCATAGTCCTATGGCGATGAAGTATTCCATCTCGGGGCTGGATGAGGCGCGGGCTTATTTAGCGCATCCCGTGCTCGGGTTGCGGCTGCGCGAGTGTACGGCGATTCTGGTGGGAGCGAAGGACAGGCCGGTGAAGGAGATCTTCGGGGAGCCGGATGATCTTAAGTTTCATTCGAGCATGACGTTGTTTGCCAAGGCTGAAGAGGGTGGCGGCGTGTTTCAGGAGGCGCTGAATAAGTATTTTGGTGGTGAGATGGATCGGGCAACTTTAGAGCGAATTTAG
- a CDS encoding FG-GAP-like repeat-containing protein, with product MRLIRVVCLLATCVLPAIASTPQFSPRQDINTNFQHLTGLAVADFNGDGKLDFVVTDDVDKRVVVYLNTGNGTFAAPISTTLQISAIGVGSIVAGDFNEDGKQDLIVGTVAGLQAAILLTGNGDGTFAQQQALPSSYGFLGAAVADINHDSHLDVILGGNGSLYVYLGDGHGGFTLQPFANQPASDAFFGVVAGDFNNDKKDDFIATGFTGNSLLYFSGNGDGSFASPSTVKSSDIFSPQFLTSADFNGDGNRDLLVGSANIASVSLGNGDGTFQLNSSQVIVLATPPPISQIPATAPPVVGAADMDGDGKIDAVVADTSSASLSVFLNDGTGKFPQTAPDFTAALPAGSNQLQLADLNGDGLPDIIVTNYVTQNVSIFLSIRQPVKPTVTLTSSASQALVGTPITLAAQVSGVQGLGATGSVTLLDGTTSLGQQPLNSASQATFSISNLSTGQHSLSISYAGDSNYLASTSSVLAESVTDFQLSLASAFQTVSSGSTVGYSLSVTPVSSFAGNVTFTCSGLPAGASCNSATAALNGQPATVTVNVTTTAVATNEVHAKPHSHMGEESVLSLASLLVVGLLPFRRRGFPRLAVLLLVSAGLGLALGCSGGGSKGPSSNPPLPVTTPFTITGSTTLAGQTVSHQVSASITIN from the coding sequence ATGCGCTTAATCCGAGTTGTCTGCCTCCTGGCCACCTGTGTCTTACCGGCTATTGCCTCCACCCCTCAGTTCAGCCCCCGCCAAGACATCAACACGAACTTCCAACATCTCACCGGTCTCGCTGTGGCCGACTTCAACGGAGACGGAAAGCTCGACTTCGTCGTCACGGATGACGTAGATAAGCGGGTTGTCGTCTACCTCAACACCGGAAACGGAACTTTCGCTGCACCTATTTCAACGACTCTTCAGATAAGTGCTATTGGAGTTGGATCGATAGTAGCCGGTGATTTTAACGAGGATGGAAAACAGGATCTTATCGTTGGAACTGTAGCTGGGCTGCAGGCGGCCATTCTTCTAACAGGGAATGGAGACGGTACCTTCGCTCAGCAGCAAGCCTTGCCGAGCTCTTACGGCTTTTTGGGTGCTGCGGTAGCCGATATAAATCACGATTCCCACCTTGACGTGATTCTTGGCGGGAACGGTTCCCTCTATGTTTACCTTGGCGACGGTCATGGCGGTTTTACTTTGCAGCCATTTGCAAACCAGCCTGCGAGCGACGCCTTCTTTGGAGTTGTCGCAGGTGATTTCAACAATGACAAGAAAGATGATTTTATTGCGACAGGTTTCACTGGAAATAGTCTGTTGTACTTTTCCGGAAATGGTGATGGATCCTTTGCTTCTCCATCAACCGTGAAATCCAGCGATATTTTCAGCCCACAGTTTCTAACGTCAGCTGACTTCAACGGAGACGGAAATCGGGATCTGCTTGTCGGGTCTGCCAATATTGCCTCCGTTAGCTTGGGAAATGGCGACGGCACCTTTCAGCTCAACAGCTCTCAGGTTATCGTCCTCGCAACTCCTCCTCCAATCAGCCAGATTCCAGCAACTGCGCCCCCGGTTGTAGGCGCGGCTGATATGGACGGAGACGGAAAGATAGACGCCGTCGTCGCAGATACCAGTTCCGCCTCACTCAGCGTGTTTCTCAACGACGGAACCGGCAAATTTCCCCAGACTGCTCCTGACTTCACGGCTGCGCTGCCCGCTGGATCTAACCAGCTACAGTTAGCTGATCTGAACGGGGACGGTCTACCGGACATAATTGTCACCAACTATGTCACACAAAACGTTTCTATCTTCTTGTCGATAAGGCAGCCAGTTAAGCCCACTGTAACGCTCACTAGCAGTGCAAGCCAGGCACTTGTCGGAACTCCTATAACGCTTGCCGCTCAGGTTTCAGGAGTGCAAGGCTTAGGAGCAACAGGATCGGTAACACTTCTAGACGGTACAACATCTCTCGGACAACAGCCCCTCAACTCGGCTAGTCAGGCGACATTTTCAATATCCAATCTTTCCACCGGACAGCACAGTCTCTCGATCTCCTATGCCGGAGACTCAAATTATTTGGCTTCGACAAGCAGCGTCCTCGCGGAATCTGTCACTGACTTTCAACTTTCATTGGCATCGGCTTTTCAAACAGTGTCCTCCGGATCAACCGTTGGCTATAGTCTCAGCGTCACGCCCGTCTCATCGTTTGCTGGCAACGTTACTTTCACCTGTTCAGGCCTTCCAGCGGGAGCATCATGCAATTCTGCGACCGCCGCATTGAACGGACAACCCGCGACTGTCACAGTAAATGTAACGACGACAGCAGTAGCTACGAACGAGGTTCATGCAAAGCCCCATTCGCATATGGGGGAAGAGTCCGTTTTATCGCTTGCCTCTCTTCTTGTCGTAGGGCTTCTTCCATTTCGCCGCAGAGGATTTCCTCGGCTAGCTGTCCTTCTGCTTGTCTCTGCTGGTCTGGGTCTGGCTTTAGGATGTAGCGGCGGGGGCTCTAAAGGACCTTCCTCTAATCCGCCTCTGCCTGTAACAACACCTTTCACTATTACAGGTTCGACAACACTCGCTGGCCAGACTGTCAGTCATCAAGTCTCAGCGAGCATAACGATCAATTAG
- the asnS gene encoding asparagine--tRNA ligase codes for MSESVTTPVTTSAPLATIASLSAHEGQTITLRGWLYNLRASGKLLFPIFRDGTGTIQGIVPKAAVSEEVFETLKNLTLESSLTVTGKVRADSRAPSGYELDVEDVTVIQKVPVETPFPIQLKEAGVDFLMEHRHLWVRTPRQSAILRVRATIMRAASEYFDTNGFIRTDPPILTPNACEGTSELFEMDYFDDDKAYLTQSGQLYIEATALALGKVYSFGPTFRAEKSKTRRHLTEFWMIEPEVAFLELDGLMNLAEGFITHIVTRVLESHRADLKVIGKDIAKLEAIVGTFPRLSYDEAHAMLEKAFAEGKLEAPHKYGDDFGSPDETYISSQFDKPVMIHRYPAAFKAFYMQPDPLDPTKALCVDVLAPEGYGEIIGGSQRIDSYDLLKSRIEEHHLPLDAFQWYLDLRKYGSVPHAGFGMGIERAVAWICGLDHVRETIPFARTLNRIYP; via the coding sequence ATGAGCGAATCTGTAACTACTCCCGTCACAACCTCCGCGCCCCTCGCCACCATAGCCTCCCTATCCGCCCACGAAGGCCAGACCATCACCCTCCGCGGCTGGCTCTACAACCTCCGCGCCTCGGGCAAGCTCCTCTTTCCCATCTTCCGCGACGGCACCGGCACCATCCAGGGCATCGTCCCCAAAGCCGCCGTCTCCGAAGAGGTCTTCGAGACTCTGAAAAATCTCACCCTCGAGTCCAGCCTCACCGTCACCGGTAAAGTCCGCGCCGACTCCCGCGCCCCCTCCGGCTACGAGCTAGACGTCGAAGACGTCACAGTCATCCAGAAGGTCCCAGTCGAGACCCCCTTCCCCATCCAGCTCAAAGAGGCCGGCGTCGACTTCCTCATGGAGCACCGCCACCTCTGGGTCCGCACCCCGCGCCAGTCTGCCATCCTCCGCGTCCGCGCCACCATCATGCGCGCGGCATCTGAATACTTCGACACCAACGGCTTCATCCGCACCGACCCACCCATCCTCACCCCCAACGCCTGCGAAGGCACCTCCGAGCTCTTCGAGATGGACTACTTCGACGACGACAAGGCCTACCTCACCCAGTCCGGCCAGCTCTACATCGAAGCCACCGCCCTCGCACTCGGCAAGGTCTACAGCTTCGGCCCCACCTTCCGCGCCGAAAAATCCAAGACTCGCCGCCACCTCACCGAGTTCTGGATGATCGAACCCGAGGTCGCCTTCCTCGAGCTCGACGGCCTCATGAACCTCGCCGAAGGCTTCATCACCCACATCGTCACCCGCGTCCTCGAGTCGCACCGCGCCGACCTCAAGGTCATCGGCAAAGACATCGCCAAACTCGAAGCCATCGTCGGCACCTTCCCGCGCCTAAGCTACGACGAAGCCCACGCCATGCTCGAAAAAGCCTTCGCCGAAGGCAAGCTCGAAGCCCCACACAAGTACGGCGACGACTTCGGCAGCCCCGACGAGACCTACATCTCCAGCCAGTTCGACAAGCCCGTCATGATCCACCGCTACCCCGCCGCCTTCAAGGCCTTCTACATGCAGCCCGACCCGCTCGACCCCACCAAGGCCCTCTGTGTCGACGTCCTCGCTCCCGAGGGCTACGGCGAAATCATCGGCGGCTCCCAGCGCATCGACAGTTACGACCTGCTCAAGTCCCGCATCGAAGAGCACCACCTCCCACTCGACGCCTTCCAGTGGTACCTCGACCTGCGCAAGTACGGCAGCGTCCCGCACGCCGGCTTCGGCATGGGCATCGAGCGCGCCGTAGCCTGGATCTGCGGCCTCGACCACGTCCGCGAAACCATCCCCTTCGCAAGGACACTCAACAGAATTTATCCGTGA
- a CDS encoding sugar phosphate isomerase/epimerase family protein has translation MQPGISTHVFLPQRLHPGLLDALQKSGAQTIELFAARHHFDYTDRAAVRDVATWFRNTGVGATLHQPLYISDRADAQWSRHVAPNLNLIDPEKSRRISAMDEVKRALESAEQIPITACTLHLGYKDDAWNLRALENSLTAIEHLKAFAHPLGVRILLENLQNEITTPEHLLEILKVGHFDRVGVTLDIGHAHLAAPEANKGIDEAFELLKPRIAELHIHDNLGAKDDHLWPGTAGIDWQNIARHIATLPANTPGVLEIAHELEETPESAATKATQAFDLLKRATEATAQSN, from the coding sequence ATGCAACCCGGTATCTCCACTCACGTCTTTCTCCCGCAGCGCCTTCACCCCGGCCTGCTCGATGCCTTGCAAAAAAGCGGTGCCCAAACCATCGAGCTCTTCGCCGCCCGCCACCACTTCGACTACACCGACCGCGCCGCCGTCCGTGACGTCGCCACCTGGTTCCGCAACACCGGCGTCGGAGCCACGCTCCACCAACCCCTCTACATCAGCGACCGCGCCGACGCCCAGTGGTCCCGCCACGTCGCCCCCAATCTCAACCTCATCGACCCCGAAAAGTCCCGTCGTATCTCTGCCATGGACGAGGTCAAGCGAGCCCTCGAGTCCGCCGAGCAGATTCCCATCACCGCCTGTACACTCCATCTCGGCTACAAAGACGACGCCTGGAACCTCCGCGCCCTCGAAAACTCCCTCACCGCCATCGAGCACCTCAAAGCCTTCGCCCACCCCCTCGGCGTCCGCATCCTGCTAGAAAATCTCCAGAACGAGATCACCACCCCCGAGCACCTCCTCGAAATCCTCAAAGTCGGTCACTTCGATCGCGTCGGCGTCACCCTCGACATCGGCCACGCACACCTCGCAGCACCCGAAGCAAACAAAGGCATCGACGAAGCCTTCGAGCTCCTTAAGCCCCGCATCGCCGAACTACACATCCACGACAACCTCGGCGCAAAGGACGACCATCTCTGGCCCGGCACCGCCGGAATCGACTGGCAGAACATAGCCCGCCACATCGCGACCCTTCCGGCCAACACCCCCGGCGTCCTCGAGATCGCCCACGAGTTGGAAGAAACCCCCGAATCCGCCGCCACCAAAGCCACGCAAGCTTTCGACCTCCTCAAGCGAGCCACCGAAGCGACAGCGCAAAGTAATTAG